A single Vallicoccus soli DNA region contains:
- the fliW gene encoding flagellar assembly protein FliW yields MSTESTESTETAPAAPGELPALDLVGPMAGFPDHRRFALVALDEAGLLYALRSLEDPALRFLVAPPAPFFPDYAPELDDEQAALLGLGSAEDALVLVVVTPGASPADATANLLAPVVVNQRTRTAAQVVLDQDLPLHAPLGG; encoded by the coding sequence GTGAGCACCGAGAGCACCGAGAGCACCGAGACCGCGCCCGCCGCTCCCGGCGAGCTGCCCGCCCTGGACCTCGTGGGGCCGATGGCCGGCTTCCCGGACCACCGGCGCTTCGCCCTCGTCGCCCTCGACGAGGCCGGGCTGCTCTACGCGCTGCGCAGCCTCGAGGACCCCGCCCTGCGGTTCCTCGTCGCCCCGCCGGCGCCGTTCTTCCCGGACTACGCGCCGGAGCTCGACGACGAGCAGGCGGCGCTGCTCGGGCTCGGCTCGGCGGAGGACGCGCTGGTCCTCGTCGTCGTCACGCCGGGCGCCAGCCCGGCCGACGCCACGGCGAACCTCCTCGCCCCGGTCGTGGTCAACCAGCGCACCCGCACCGCGGCGCAGGTCGTCCTCGACCAGGACCTGCCGCTGCACGCGCCCCTGGGCGGCTGA